GTTTTTTCTTTATCCTGCATAATTCTCCCCCGCCTTAAGATTTCGAGAAGAATAAGGGGGATTGGTGAGGGCTCACAATCAGTAGGGGAGGAAGAACTCCTACTGATTAAAGTTTTACTTTATCTAAAAGCGTGACAATGAATAGAAGATTGGGGTTATGAGTTTTAGAGAAAATAAGGGAGGAATTTACATGTATTTACACGGCACGAGCCGGATTAATGAACAAGGACACTTAGAAATTGGAGGGTGCGATACAACGCAGTTGGCGAAACGATATGGGACACCGCTTTATGTATATGATGAAACTGCAATTAGGGAAAATTGTCGTGCGTTTCACCATGCTTTTCAAAAAAGCGGGTTCTCTTATCAAGTAGCATATGCAAGTAAAGCGTTCTTGTGCATGGAGATGTGCCGAGTAGCATTAGAGGAAAATATGTCTTTAGATGTTGTTTCGGGCGGGGAGTTATATACCGCTTTACAAGCAGGATTTCCAGCATCACGCATTCATTTTCATGGGAATAATAAAACAGAAGAAGAAATGAGAATGGCGCTAGAAGCAAATATTGGATGTTTTGTAGTAGATAACTTTTTTGAATTAGAAGTATTACATGATTTAGCGGAGCAGTATAAAAAAATGGTGAATATATTGATTCGTGTCACACCTGGTGTAGAGGCGCATACACATGAATATATTACAACAGGCCAAGATGATTCGAAATTTGGTTTTGGTGTTTCAAACGGGCAAGCACTGCACGCTATGGAACGTGCATTAGAAAAAACAAATTATAATGTGTTAGGTATACATTCGCATATTGGTTCGCAAATTTTTGAAACAGCAGGTTTTATTCGTGCGATTGAAGTATTACATCATTTTTTAGAAGGAGTAAAAACAAAAACAGGTTATACAATTTCGGTGCTGAATGTAGGGGGGGGATTTGGTATTCGTTATACGGAATCGGATACACCACTTACTCTTGAGGCGTATGTGCAAGCTGTAACAGATGCGGTAAGAGAGCGATTTACAGCATGTGAGTATCCACTTCCGGAAATATGGATTGAACCTGGTCGCAGTATTGTTGGTGATGCAGGAACAACAATTTATACAGTAGGCGCAATAAAAAATATTCCTGGTATTCGTAAA
The window above is part of the Bacillus cytotoxicus NVH 391-98 genome. Proteins encoded here:
- the lysA gene encoding diaminopimelate decarboxylase, with the translated sequence MYLHGTSRINEQGHLEIGGCDTTQLAKRYGTPLYVYDETAIRENCRAFHHAFQKSGFSYQVAYASKAFLCMEMCRVALEENMSLDVVSGGELYTALQAGFPASRIHFHGNNKTEEEMRMALEANIGCFVVDNFFELEVLHDLAEQYKKMVNILIRVTPGVEAHTHEYITTGQDDSKFGFGVSNGQALHAMERALEKTNYNVLGIHSHIGSQIFETAGFIRAIEVLHHFLEGVKTKTGYTISVLNVGGGFGIRYTESDTPLTLEAYVQAVTDAVRERFTACEYPLPEIWIEPGRSIVGDAGTTIYTVGAIKNIPGIRKYVSVDGGMTDNLRPALYGARYEAMLANRANVANEEVVSIAGKCCESGDMLIWDVYLPQVVSSDLLAVSCTGAYGYSMANNYNRIRRPAVVFAKDGTSQVVVERESYENIIGNDRIRIKELV